In Cloacibacterium caeni, a single window of DNA contains:
- a CDS encoding cupin domain-containing protein, translating into MNIFEKTDFTGDKPSVVSIKKTDKVNLFTVGLSEKQVLAKHITTIPATLVLLRGKVDFNISGETTVLREGDIYEIPVNVEHEVIGRDIENVFLIVKEL; encoded by the coding sequence ATGAATATCTTCGAAAAAACAGACTTCACAGGAGATAAACCTTCTGTAGTAAGCATCAAAAAAACGGATAAAGTCAACCTTTTTACCGTAGGCTTATCAGAAAAACAAGTGTTAGCAAAGCATATCACAACCATTCCTGCAACTTTAGTTTTACTAAGAGGGAAAGTAGACTTTAACATCTCTGGAGAAACAACTGTTTTAAGAGAAGGAGATATTTACGAAATCCCAGTAAATGTAGAACATGAAGTGATAGGAAGAGATATAGAAAATGTGTTCTTAATTGTAAAAGAGTTATAA
- a CDS encoding MBL fold metallo-hydrolase yields MKIEQIYTGCLAQGAYYIVSEGEAAIIDPLREVQPYLDRLAKDNVKLKYIFETHFHADFVSGHVDLSKKTGAPIIYGPTAAPEFEAIVAEDNQVFEIGKIKIKVLHTPGHTMESSTYLLIDENGKNHAIFSGDTLFLGDVGRPDLAQKAANLTQEELAGLLYDSLYNKILPLEDDVTVYPAHGAGSACGKNMQKETVDTLGNQKQTNYALKQTSKESFIAAVLDGLTAPPKYFGMNVAMNKKGYTSFDEVLAKGKTALSVDEFETAAEETGALILDTRNAAEFYKGFIPQSINIGLKGDFAPWVGSMIVDVQQPILLVCDDCTEEETITRLSRVGFDNVLGYLKGGFESWKNSGKEIDTIHRISPEEFAEKFNENSKVIDVRKEGEYAAEHVNDAYSKPLAYINDWVGNINPDEHFFLHCAGGYRSMIAASILQARGYRNFTEVEGGFNGIKKTEKVPTTDFVCQSKTAF; encoded by the coding sequence ATGAAAATAGAACAAATTTATACTGGTTGTTTAGCTCAAGGAGCTTATTACATTGTTTCTGAAGGAGAAGCAGCCATCATTGATCCATTAAGAGAGGTACAACCTTATCTTGATCGATTGGCAAAAGATAACGTAAAACTCAAATACATTTTTGAGACCCATTTTCATGCAGATTTTGTATCTGGTCATGTAGATTTATCTAAAAAAACAGGCGCTCCTATTATTTATGGACCAACTGCTGCACCAGAATTTGAAGCCATCGTAGCAGAAGACAATCAAGTTTTCGAAATTGGAAAAATAAAAATCAAAGTTCTTCACACTCCAGGTCACACCATGGAAAGTTCTACCTATTTATTGATAGACGAAAATGGTAAAAATCATGCAATTTTCTCTGGTGACACTTTATTTTTAGGAGATGTAGGAAGACCAGATTTAGCTCAAAAAGCGGCAAATCTTACGCAAGAAGAATTAGCGGGATTGCTATATGATTCATTGTACAATAAAATTCTTCCTTTAGAAGATGACGTTACCGTTTATCCAGCTCACGGCGCTGGTTCTGCATGTGGAAAGAACATGCAAAAAGAAACAGTAGACACTTTAGGAAATCAAAAACAAACCAATTACGCTCTAAAACAAACCTCTAAAGAAAGTTTTATTGCTGCAGTTTTAGACGGTTTAACCGCTCCACCGAAATATTTCGGTATGAATGTAGCGATGAACAAAAAAGGCTATACCAGTTTTGATGAGGTTTTAGCAAAAGGTAAAACAGCACTTTCTGTAGATGAATTTGAAACTGCTGCCGAAGAAACTGGAGCTTTAATTTTAGACACCAGAAATGCTGCAGAATTTTATAAAGGATTTATTCCTCAATCGATTAATATCGGGTTGAAAGGAGATTTTGCACCTTGGGTTGGAAGCATGATTGTAGATGTTCAACAGCCTATTCTTTTGGTTTGTGATGATTGCACCGAAGAAGAAACCATTACCAGACTTTCTAGAGTAGGATTTGATAATGTTTTAGGATACTTAAAAGGCGGTTTTGAAAGCTGGAAAAATTCAGGAAAAGAAATTGATACCATTCATAGAATTTCACCAGAAGAATTTGCAGAAAAATTTAATGAAAACAGCAAGGTTATTGACGTAAGAAAAGAAGGAGAATATGCCGCAGAACACGTAAATGATGCTTATAGTAAACCTTTAGCATACATTAATGACTGGGTAGGAAACATCAATCCAGATGAACATTTTTTCTTGCATTGCGCAGGTGGCTACAGAAGTATGATTGCCGCAAGTATTTTACAAGCAAGAGGTTATAGAAATTTCACAGAAGTAGAAGGTGGTTTTAACGGAATTAAAAAAACAGAAAAAGTTCCTACTACAGATTTTGTATGTCAAAGTAAAACTGCATTCTAA
- a CDS encoding sulfite exporter TauE/SafE family protein, with protein sequence MEFLGYFFALIIGLIMGIIGGGGSILGVPIFVYLFEMNALTATTLSLFVVGVASAVGATGNAKQGNVDFKTALLFGIPSVFSVIFVRKIILPHLPDPLFSIGTFPIEKNLFILVLFASLMLISSIKMIVGNQKIETTNQSPQYPMLVTQGIAVGMITGMIGAGGGFLIVPALVMLLNLEMKKAIGTSMMIISMNSLLGFLSSQKTEINWQFLLIFTSIAVIGMLIGIQLAKKINSKKLKPIFGWFVLMMGIYIIIKEIFFH encoded by the coding sequence ATGGAATTCTTAGGATACTTTTTCGCACTTATCATCGGGTTAATTATGGGAATAATTGGCGGTGGTGGAAGTATTTTAGGTGTTCCTATTTTTGTATATTTGTTTGAAATGAACGCTTTAACCGCAACTACTCTTTCCCTTTTTGTAGTGGGAGTTGCGAGTGCAGTTGGCGCTACAGGAAATGCAAAACAAGGAAATGTAGATTTTAAAACCGCTTTATTATTTGGGATTCCTTCTGTATTTTCTGTGATTTTTGTTCGCAAAATTATTTTACCTCATCTTCCTGATCCTCTTTTCAGCATAGGAACATTTCCTATTGAAAAAAATCTATTCATTTTAGTTCTTTTTGCTTCTTTAATGCTCATTTCTTCCATTAAAATGATTGTAGGAAATCAAAAAATAGAAACTACTAATCAAAGTCCGCAATATCCTATGTTGGTCACCCAAGGAATTGCTGTAGGTATGATTACAGGAATGATTGGAGCTGGCGGTGGTTTTCTCATTGTTCCCGCATTAGTCATGCTGCTTAATTTAGAAATGAAAAAAGCCATCGGAACTTCTATGATGATTATTTCTATGAATTCTCTTTTAGGTTTTTTAAGCTCTCAAAAAACAGAAATCAATTGGCAATTTCTTTTGATTTTCACTTCAATTGCTGTCATTGGAATGCTGATTGGAATTCAGTTGGCAAAAAAAATAAATAGCAAAAAACTGAAACCTATTTTCGGTTGGTTTGTTTTGATGATGGGAATTTATATCATCATCAAAGAAATTTTTTTTCACTAA